The DNA segment GAGCATGCCGGTGGCGCGGGAAATCGCCGACGGCCGCCGTCGCAGGCTGGCGGCGAACGGGGGAAGCGGAACCGCCGCGGACTGGACCATCCGGATCATGCGGCAGGCGGGCCTCGCACCGGTGACGATCGAGGCGGCTTTCGAAACCGCGCTGCAACCGGGCGACATCGTGCAGATCACCCCCAGGGGGGGTGGGGCGGAAAGCAGCGCATCCGCGCAAGCCGATGCGAGCATGCGCCCGCTGGCGGGCCTTGCCAGCCGGGAATGACCCAACACGAGCCATGCGGCGAGAGGATCACCCCATGCCTTCCAAGATACGCCCGATCATCATGTGCGGGGGAGCGGGAACGAGGCTGTGGCCGACCTCCCGCAATTCCCTGCCGAAGCAGTTCGCCATGCTCCTCGGCGAGCGATCGACCTTCCAGGACACGGTCCTGCGGCTTCGGCACAGGCTGTTCGAGCGCCCGATCGTCCTGACCAATCGGGACCACCGTGTCCTGGCGGAGAGGCAACTCGCGGATATCGGCGCCTGCGCCGATATCGTGCTCGAACCCGAGCGGCGGGATTCCGGTCCGGGCATCCTCGCCGGCTGCATGGTCGCGGCCAGGCAGGCACCCGACGCCTGCGTTCTCGTGGTCGCCTCCGACCATGTGGTCGAAAACGCGGCGGCGTTCCGGCGTGCCGTCGCCAGCGGCCTTCCCGCCGCCCGGGCCGGGCGGCTCGTCACATTCGGCGTGACGGCGACCCACGCCTGCACGGAGTATGGCTGGATCGAGCCGGGACTGATGCTCGAAGGGGATGCGCGGCATGTCGAACGCTTCGCCGAAAAGCCGGACGGGCGGCGCGCCGCGGAATATCTGTTGAACGGCTGGCTCTGGAATTCGGGGAATTTCCTGTTCGGCGCCGGCACGCTCATCGAGGAGTATCGCAGCTTCGAACCGCAAACCGTGAGAGCGGTCGAGAACGCGCTGGCGAACGCGACGGAGGAAAACGGCGCGCTCGCCCTCGCGCTCGCCGATTTCGTCAAGACCGAGAAGCGCTCCATCGATTTTGCCGTGATGGAGCGCACCGAGAGAGCGGCGGTCGTCGAGACCGCGTGCGGCTGGTCTGATGTCGGCAACTGGGATGCCTTGTGGGCACTGAGCGATCATGACGGCTCCGGCAATGCCCGCCGCGGCAATGTCGAGCTGTTCGATGTTCACAACTGCATCGTCTCGACGGATGGCCCGATGACCTCCGTGCTCGGCGTCGAGGATCTCATCGTGATCGCCAGCCGCGATGCGGTGCTGGTCGCCGATCGCGGCCGGGCGGCCGAGGTCAAGCAGGTCGTCGAGCTGCTGCGCAGCAAGGGTTGCAGCCAGGCCGAGACGCATGCCAGCGTCCATTGCGCCTGGGGCTCCTACCAGATCGTCGATGCCGGCGAAGGCTTCCAGGTCAAGCGCTTCATCGTCGCGCCCCGGGGGCGGTTGTCCTTGCAGAAGCACCGCTTTCGCTCCGAGCATTGGGTGGTCGTGCGGGGCGAGGCGATCGTGACCATCGAGGACAGGATCAGCCATTTCGGCGCGAACGAGCACATCTTCATCCCGCTCGAGACGGCGCATCAGCTCGAGAACGGCGGTGTCGAGCCGCTCGAACTCATCGGCATCCAGAACGGCAGCTATCTCGGCGAGGACGATGCCATCCGCGTCGATGAGGCCCGCGGAGGGGTTTGAAGGATCGGGCCGGACCGGCGGGAGGCGGAGAATCGCGGAGCGGGTCGACGGCGGAAGCTCAGGGCCGGCGGAGCGGAATGGAGGCGTCTTTGGTCGCATTCGAGAAGCCTGAACGGCAAGACCAGGCCGAGGTGTCGCCCCCGACCCTGCCCGCCGTCCGACACGCGGCTTTCGCAAGGCATTGGCTGGCCGCCGATGAGGGCGGCGCCGAACTCATGACCGCGGCATTCGGCACCGCTGCCCGCCAGGTGCGGCCGCCGCCGGCCGCCAACCGCCGGCCGCCGCAGCCGATCCATGCCGCCGGCGATACGCCTGGCTTCGCGCTCCGCCTCAAGGCAACCCTGGCTCTGCTCCTGCTGATCCTGGCCATTTTCTTTGCGGAGCCGGCCGCAAGCCTGATCGGGCGGCTTTAGGGACCGCCCTCCGATCGGATGCGGAGCCGGCGAAGCGGGAGATGGGTCATGGCGAGCCTCTGGTCGATTCCGGGACTGAAGCAGGTCCGGCAATCCGACGTCCTGAACGAGCTGTTTCGCATCGGGTACGGGCGGCACTGGGGCTGCTTCGAGACGAAGGCCGAGGCGGTCGCGTTCCTGGCGGGAAGGCCGCGCGCGGACTATGACGACGATGACATCGTCCAGATCAATCTGGAGGCGTTCAAGACGGTTCAGGCATTCGACTGGCCGGTCATGTTCTTCATGGAGCGGCTGATCGAAGGGGGCTTCCTCCGGACGGTGACGGATTTCGGCGGCCATGTCGGCGTCAAATACTACGCCTACGGCGCCTATCTGGCCTATCCCGAAGACCTGATCTGGCAGGTGGTCGACGTGCCGGCGGTTTGCCGCCAGGGGGTTGGCCAGCGACCCGCCTGGGCATCGGCCCTGAGCTTTCACCGGACGCTCGGCGAGACCGTGCCCTGCGACCTGCTGCTCTGCTCAGGCTCCCTGCAATATGCCGACCTCTCGCTGCCGCAGGTCGTCGCCGAGCTGGCAGGGTTTCCCCGGTCCGTCATCGTGAACAAGGTCGCGCTCGCCCGGTCCGGCGGCTTCTTCACGCTGGAATCCTTCGGCCGGGGGCGAATGCCCTATCGTGTCCTCGGCGAGAACGAGCTCGACGATATCCGGGACTCGCTCGGCTACGCCCTGCAGGCGCGCTGGGATATCCCGGACCGGAATTTCGAGGTTCACAGCCGCGGCGGAGCCCGGCGGGTGAGCATCGTCGGCGAAGCCTGGACGCGGCGATAGAGCATCGCCGAAGCCGCTTCATGGGGAGATGGCGTTACCCCAACTGCTCCCATTTTGTCCTAGGAGCCGGCAGCATAGCCTTCCTCCATGAGCAAGGCTTTCGACAGGAAAACCCGCCGCCGCAAACCGGGACGTGACGGGCTGCCCGATATCCGCGATGGAGCGGACCGGCGCGCGCGCCGACCGGAGGTATCGCGGGAGGCAACCGCCGGCGCTCCGGCCGCTGCGGCTGCGACCCTCGTTTCCCTGTTCGCCGAACAGGTCGGCATGGACCCGCATCGCGCCGCGCTGTCGCTCGGCCCGGCGAGCCTCAGCTATGCCGAGCTCGACCGGCGTGCCGACAGGCTGGCCGAGCGGCTCAGCGCGCTGGGTGCCGGACCCGGCGCGATCGTCGGGCTCAGCCTGCCGCGTTCGTTCGAGCTCATCGTGGCGATGCTCGCCATCCTGAAGAGCGGCGCGGCCTATCTGCCGCTCGACCCCGCCTATCCCGGCGAGCGCCTGGCCTTCATGGTCGAGGATGCCGGCGCCGCGATCGTCGTCGCGGCCGGCGATGGCGCGGATTGGCTGCCGCACGGCTGCCGGCGGCTCGACCCTCGTGACGACGACGGAGCCGGGGCGCGGCCTCCGGCGTCAATGGCGCGTCCGCCCGAAGCCGGCGACCTGGCCTACGTGATCTACACCTCCGGCTCGACCGGCCGCCCGAAAGGGGTCGCCGTCGAACATGCCTGCGTCACGCGGCTCTTCAGCGCGACGCAAGGCTGGTTCGGCTTCCGCTCCAGCGATGTCTGGACCCTGTTCCATTCGGTGTCGTTCGATTTCTCCGTCTGGGAGATCTGGGGGGCCCTGCTCCATGGCGGGCGGCTCGTGATCGTGCCCGACGGCACGACGCGCGATCCCGCCGCCTTCCTGGGCCTCATCGCGGAGGAGGGCGTCACCGTCCTCAACCAGACGCCCTCCGCCTTCGCCGCGCTCGACCGCGCCGATCAGGACCGCCAGGGGCGCGAGCGGCTCATGCTGCGTCTCGTCATCTTCGGCGGCGAGGCGCTGGATCCGAGGCGGCTCGCCGACTGGTACGCGCGCCGGGGCGAGCACGCGCATCTCGTCAACATGTACGGCATCACCGAGACCACCGTTCACGTCACTTATCGCCCGTTGTCGCCGGCGGACACGGCGTTGCGATCGAGCCCGATCGGCTGGCCGATCCCGGATCTCGACATCCTGCTGCTGGACGGCGAGACGATGCGGCCGGTCCCGACGGGCGAGACCGGCGAGATCTTCGTGGCGGGGCCGGGGCTTGCGCGCGGCTATCTCAACCGGCCGGAGCTGACGGCCGCCCGCTTCGTGCCGCATCCGCATGAGCCGGGCGCGCGGCTCTATCGCTCCGGCGATCTCGGCAGGCTGAACCGGCACGGCGAATACGAGCATCTCGGCCGGGCCGACCAGCAGGTCAAGATCAGGGGTTTTCGCGTCGAGCTCGGGGAGATCGAGACCGCGCTCATGGCGCATCCCGCGATCGGGCAGGCCGCCGTCATGCTCCGCTGCGGCGAGGGGGGCGATCGCCTCGTCGGCTATCTCGTCGGCAATGGCGGCGAGCGCCCGTCGCCTGCCGCGCTGAAGGCCCATCTCGCCCGCGGCCTGCCGGATCACATGGTGCCGGCGGCTTTCGTCTTCGTGCCCGAGCTGCCGCTGACGGTGAACGGCAAGCTCGATCGGGCGGCGCTGCCGGCGCCCGGCCGGTCGCGGCCCGACAGCGTCGCGCCCTACAGCGCCCCGCGCAATCCGCTCGAACGCAAGCTCGCCGAAACCGCCGCGGCCGTGTTCCAGCTCGATCTCGTCGGCATCGACGACAATTTCTTCGACCTCGGCGGCAATTCCCTGCTGATGGTCGAGCTTCACCGCCGCCTCCTCCCCGAGATGGGGTGGCTCGGGCTGGTCGATCTGTACCGCCGGCCGAACCTGCGCGCGCTCGCCGGGCCTGAACCGGCGCGCGCCGGCGCGCCCGGCTTGCTCGCCGCCGCCCGCGAACGCGGGATGCGCATGCGGGAACCCTCCCGATCCCCGCCTTCGAACCCTGCCTGCCGGTGGCCCTCATGAGTGACCTGCTCCCGCGCAATGCCGTCGCGATCATCGGCATGTCCGGCCGCTTTCCCGGGGCGGCGGATGTCGCCTCCTTCTGGCGCAACCTCCTGGACGGGGTGGAATCGATCGCCCGTTTCGACGCCACGGAGCTGGAAGACAGCTTCGATGCCGCAACCCGCGCGCTGCCGAACTACGTTCCGGCGCGATCCGTTCTGGAAGGCGTCGAGCTGTTCGATGCCGCCTTTTTCGGCATGCTGCCCCGCGAGGCCGCCGTCACCGATCCGCAGCAGCGGCTGCTGCTCGAATGCGCCTGGGAAGCGCTCGAGGATGCCGGCCACGATCCGACCGGTCCCGGCCAGTGCATCGGCGTCTTCGCCGGCGCGACCTCCGGCACCTATCTGTTGAACAACCTGTTCCAGGACCGCGCGACGGTGGCCGCCTACACCTCGAATTTCCAGATCGGCAACCTGCCGATGCTGGTCGGCTCGGCTTGCGATTTCACGGCGACGCGGATCGGCTACAAGCTCGGCCTGACCGGCCCCTGCGTCGCCATCCAGTCGGCCTGCTCGACCTCGCTGCTGGCGGTGGCGCAGGCCGTGCAGAACCTGCTCTGCCACGGCTGCGACATGGCTCTGGCGGGCGGCGTCTCGATCACCTTCCCGCAAAGGCGCGGCTATCTCGCCCAGGAGGGCGGCATCGTCTCGACGGACGGCCATTGCCGCGCCTTCGACAGCGGCGCCACGGGCACGGTCTTCGGCAGCGGCGCCGGCATGGTGCTGCTGAAACGCCTGGAGGATGCGGTCGCCGACCGCGACCATATCCACGCCGTCATCCGCGGCGTCGGCGTCAACAACGACGGCGCGGCCAAGGTCGGCTTCACGGCGCCGAGCGTCGACGGCCAGGCGGCGGCGATCGCCATGGCCCATGCGGCGGCCGATGTCGATGCGCGCTCCATCGGCTATGTCGAATGCCACGGCACCGGCACGCCGATGGGCGATCCCATCGAGGTTGCCGGGCTCACCGCCGCCTTCCGCCTGACGACGGAGGATCGCGGCTTCTGCGCGCTCGGCTCCGTCAAATCCAATGTCGGCCATCTCGACGCGGCCGCCGGGGTGACCGGCCTGATCAAGGCGGCGCTCTCGGTCGCGACCGGAACGGTGCCGGCGAGCCTGCATGTCACCGAGCCCAATCCGGCGCTCGAGCTGCCGGACAGCCCGTTCTTCATCGCCGACCGCCGGCAGGAATGGCCCGTCGAGGGCTTGCGCCGGGCCGGCGTCAGCGCCTTCGGCTTCGGCGGCACCAATGTCCATCTCGTGCTGGAGCAGGCGCCCGCAAT comes from the Bosea sp. (in: a-proteobacteria) genome and includes:
- a CDS encoding mannose-1-phosphate guanylyltransferase/mannose-6-phosphate isomerase, which encodes MPSKIRPIIMCGGAGTRLWPTSRNSLPKQFAMLLGERSTFQDTVLRLRHRLFERPIVLTNRDHRVLAERQLADIGACADIVLEPERRDSGPGILAGCMVAARQAPDACVLVVASDHVVENAAAFRRAVASGLPAARAGRLVTFGVTATHACTEYGWIEPGLMLEGDARHVERFAEKPDGRRAAEYLLNGWLWNSGNFLFGAGTLIEEYRSFEPQTVRAVENALANATEENGALALALADFVKTEKRSIDFAVMERTERAAVVETACGWSDVGNWDALWALSDHDGSGNARRGNVELFDVHNCIVSTDGPMTSVLGVEDLIVIASRDAVLVADRGRAAEVKQVVELLRSKGCSQAETHASVHCAWGSYQIVDAGEGFQVKRFIVAPRGRLSLQKHRFRSEHWVVVRGEAIVTIEDRISHFGANEHIFIPLETAHQLENGGVEPLELIGIQNGSYLGEDDAIRVDEARGGV
- a CDS encoding methyltransferase, TIGR04325 family, with product MASLWSIPGLKQVRQSDVLNELFRIGYGRHWGCFETKAEAVAFLAGRPRADYDDDDIVQINLEAFKTVQAFDWPVMFFMERLIEGGFLRTVTDFGGHVGVKYYAYGAYLAYPEDLIWQVVDVPAVCRQGVGQRPAWASALSFHRTLGETVPCDLLLCSGSLQYADLSLPQVVAELAGFPRSVIVNKVALARSGGFFTLESFGRGRMPYRVLGENELDDIRDSLGYALQARWDIPDRNFEVHSRGGARRVSIVGEAWTRR
- a CDS encoding amino acid adenylation domain-containing protein, coding for MSKAFDRKTRRRKPGRDGLPDIRDGADRRARRPEVSREATAGAPAAAAATLVSLFAEQVGMDPHRAALSLGPASLSYAELDRRADRLAERLSALGAGPGAIVGLSLPRSFELIVAMLAILKSGAAYLPLDPAYPGERLAFMVEDAGAAIVVAAGDGADWLPHGCRRLDPRDDDGAGARPPASMARPPEAGDLAYVIYTSGSTGRPKGVAVEHACVTRLFSATQGWFGFRSSDVWTLFHSVSFDFSVWEIWGALLHGGRLVIVPDGTTRDPAAFLGLIAEEGVTVLNQTPSAFAALDRADQDRQGRERLMLRLVIFGGEALDPRRLADWYARRGEHAHLVNMYGITETTVHVTYRPLSPADTALRSSPIGWPIPDLDILLLDGETMRPVPTGETGEIFVAGPGLARGYLNRPELTAARFVPHPHEPGARLYRSGDLGRLNRHGEYEHLGRADQQVKIRGFRVELGEIETALMAHPAIGQAAVMLRCGEGGDRLVGYLVGNGGERPSPAALKAHLARGLPDHMVPAAFVFVPELPLTVNGKLDRAALPAPGRSRPDSVAPYSAPRNPLERKLAETAAAVFQLDLVGIDDNFFDLGGNSLLMVELHRRLLPEMGWLGLVDLYRRPNLRALAGPEPARAGAPGLLAAARERGMRMREPSRSPPSNPACRWPS